ACATATGAGGGAAAGGACTGGCGACGTTTTCCTGAGTTGGCGGAGGAAATGTTTGCTGTTTTCCCTGTCATGCAGGAGCTTCATGAAATGCTTTATTATCTAGCAGAGGCGAGCTTGAAAAGTGAAATAGCGTCTATGCACGCTTTGATTAATCGCATGTATAAGGAAACGGAAGCATTAACCGATGAAAGTCCGCAGGTGCTGCTTTCTTTGAACGTGGATGCACACCGCGCAAGAGTCAATGAAGTGCTCGTCAAAACGAGTGAGATGTTTCGGGCAAACGCGCCTCGCAAACGTCGACAAAAAGGAAGCAGTGACTACGTAGGTGCGCGGTTACGTAAAGCTGACTTCAAGGGTGCCGATGCTCGCGGTGCATTGTTTATTGCAGCCGATCTTCGCGAAGCCGATTTTTCCTATGCCGACGTCATTGGTGCCGATTTTCGTGATGCGGATGTGCGTGGAACGAACCTTCGCAAAACCCTTTTTCTCACGCAGGCTCAAGTCAATGCAGCAAAGGGAAACAAACATACGCTAATGCCTTCAAACCTAAATTATCCAATACACTGGACATAAGGGAGGATCAACATGAAAAAAGCTCTCGTCATAATTAACCCATCT
This genomic stretch from Aureibacillus halotolerans harbors:
- a CDS encoding pentapeptide repeat-containing protein, with amino-acid sequence MEIEVTSNCAECFGLCCVALPFAKSADFGFDKQSGAPCPNLQEDFSCGIHRKLRSEGFSGCTVYECFGAGQHVAQGTYEGKDWRRFPELAEEMFAVFPVMQELHEMLYYLAEASLKSEIASMHALINRMYKETEALTDESPQVLLSLNVDAHRARVNEVLVKTSEMFRANAPRKRRQKGSSDYVGARLRKADFKGADARGALFIAADLREADFSYADVIGADFRDADVRGTNLRKTLFLTQAQVNAAKGNKHTLMPSNLNYPIHWT